The Chelonia mydas isolate rCheMyd1 chromosome 25, rCheMyd1.pri.v2, whole genome shotgun sequence genome includes the window GGACTGCAGGCCTGTCAATCGTTGCAGACAGGCTGTATCCCCTCAGTGCTCTTTATTTCCAAGCATTTTACAGCCATGAGCCCATTAACTTGCACACCCCCACCCTGGGAGAGGTAAGAAATACTGATCATTTTGTCCGCCACTGGGATgcacccacctctggggtggaaggtggcagctgtttaaccGTCTTGCCGGAACACTACCCAACAGTTTAAGTCAAGAAGTGAAGGAGAAAGCAACAGAAACTGCAGAGAGAAGTTGAGAGGGGCGGGACAGAAGGCAAGAATTTGACACACCAACTTATCCTCCCCGGGCCAAGTATCCTCTCATGTTTGGGTCCTCTGAGGGATAAATAGCTGCAGGTGTATAGTCTCCAGCTGTTGCTAGTTCTGggggaggcagtgtgatctagtggttgcagcaggatttgggggtgggggggcaggattgCTGGCTCTATACCTAGCTGTGGAAGGGGGGTAGGGGCTAGCGGTTAACCTGACACCCTGACTGTTGCCAGAGGTTATTTAAGGGTTACAAAGGGACGGGGCGTCAGTCCCCTCTGAAATAGTGTCTCTAGCAGCGTAGCGCCCCCTAGCCGCAGCCAGACAAATGTTACGTTGTCGTATTCACAGGCTGTGCCCGTGCTCGTCATTGATGCCGCGAGGCTGTCTCCATCCCGGCCCCTTTCTTTGCAGGGTAGATGTGCGCTGGGGCTCTTTCCGCTGagttctgtgggctttggatcgggctGTAAGTAATGCAGCCAAATacgccccctgctggcagaccAGAGAGCAGCAGGTCCCTTCTTGCGCTACGGGCATACCAATGGGCTCTTACTCTGGCTCCAGAGGTGAGACCTGCCCCCTTGATCCACTGACCCCCTGCCCGGCTCAGGTGCACCCACCCCCTAACACGGATTGCAGTTGGAGAGCCACTGCTcctgaggatctgctccaaggCTTGCCCCAGCTACAGGCCCAGCCTGGGTGTCCCAGCTATCCTGGTGCAATGAACCCCTTCCCCTCAATTCCTACCAGTGCAGAGGGCTCACCCCATGCATGCCAGGGCTGCAAGGACCAAGCATGTGGCTGCCTCTTGCacacagggctggggagaggcctgGGCAGGCTCCTTGTTTGTAGCTCCACCCCGCTGCCTCCTGAGGCTGGAAATCTCCAAAGGCAGCAGAGGCAAACAAACGGGGCCCGAGCTCAGGGAGGAGCCCTTTTTTGAGGCGCGAGCAGTGACGGCCATTCCAGCTTCTCCCAGCGAAGCGTTTCTGTCCCTGCAGGGTGATGGCTGGAGGGATACTAGACCACAGGGCAGGTGTCAATGGAGGTAACGGGATGGATCAGCCTCTGCCAGGTTTTCAGGTGCCAGCTGGGCGGAGGTGTGTAAGTGGAACGCTCCAGCATTGCGGGCCCAGAGGCTTTGACACTGATCAGCGTGAGAGTGGGGCCCACGCTGCCTTGGGGTGGCTGTCTGGGACAGCACAGTGAAAAGGGTTTAGGTGTAACTCAGGCCAACAATGGGGTGGCTGGGCTACATAGAGGTTTGTGAAGTGGACACAGAGGTGGCTTTTCTAGCTCAGTCCATAGAGGCCTGTGTGCTTAGATCCAAAGGTTGCAGGTTCAATCCTGGTGCAGCTGAGCTGTTGTATTACATCAAGCAGCATACGTGGATTAGGTGATGATCCTCCAGGCAGTCTGGGAAAGGCATGTATCCTTCTGTACACCCATTTCGTGAGGCTGCGTAGGACAGGGAACTGTGGGCCCAGAGAGCTAGGCTTGTCCTGAAATATCTCAGGCAAGATCATGGGCATCACCTGTCTACCCCTTTCACCTGAGCATCTCCAAGCACTTCACAGATACTAACTCATGAGGCGcccaacagccctgtgaggtaggtacctttctccccatgttacagattggggaaactgaggcacagtgtgaGGAAGGGACTCACCCCAAGAGCTGTCAGTGGGCAAGTGGGACTAAAACACAGAAGCCCTGACTGCTAGTTGCCACTAGACCACGTGCCcctcacagagctgggaatagaacgcAGGAGTCCTGATGCACATTCCCCCCATCCTGAACACCAGACCCCATAGACTTTATAGTGAAATGCATGTTAACTGCCCAATAGAGAAAGATCCCTCCCTCTTTTTCTCAGTCCCAACTGCCCCCCTCTTCAGAATGTCTGTCACACAAGGAGCCCCCACAGCTCTCGTCTCCAGTATTAAAAGCGCTTCAGCACATCCTGGACCCAGGAGATGTACTTGGAAATCCGAGTGTAGATGTCTGGGTACCTGCGATTCCCACACCTCTGCCCGGAGAAGGAGACTATGCCATGTACCCTGCCCCCACAGACGAGGGGACCCCCGGAATCACCCTACAATGCAAGAGGAAACCTGTTAGTAAAGGACGAGACTAGCTAAGTCTGGAGGAAGAGGAAAGTCTTAGGAAATCAAAACTaagcctggagctggccctgtatCACCCTAGGCAGAAGAGAAGGGTCAGGTCTGGACTGCAGTGAATATAAAGGGAATTTTTACTGAAGGAGGCTGCTGGATGCAGACAGACCCTGGGGTTCTCCCTGGCTCCCTATTCCCCTGACTCCTGGCCTGGCCTCGAGAGGCACAGCGCTGCTGCCTGCACTCCAAATAGCAAGCCACCAGTGTGGGGAAAGTTTCTGTGGCAGTAGCCTTACCAAGCATGGATGGGTGTTGTGCTGGATGTGAAAGGCCACACTGCTGGGGTCCTACAGGGCACTATCCCACAACACTGAAGTCTAAAAACCACTTGGGTGACTGGGCACTGGAAGGAAACTCGGAGTTCTGGCTGGAACTGACCAAACCAGGTGGAAAACTTCAGTGCTGGAATCGGAGCGGGCATGGTTCTGATCCTGCAGGTGTCATGGCTGGCACGGACAAGGCACTACGGTGGGGAAGATCACAGCACCAGCTATGGACTGGCGCCGGAAGCAGCTTCAGGCTTCCCTCCAAAACTGGGTTTGGCAGCGTGGGCTCCGCAGGGGcgcctggaggaggagaaggcactTACCGAGCAGACCCCCTGGAGGGTGCTGTTGAGGCTGGCCGCACACAGCATGTTGTCGTTGACGTGACCCACCCACAGTGCTTTGCAGATCTTCCTGTCCACGATGGTCGTCTTGGTCTCCCTGAGCTCGGTGGGGATGGTGCCAAAATTGGAGGTGTCGCCCCAGCCCAGCACTCTGCAGACGACCCCGGGAGAGAGGTCGATGTTGGGTCGGGGGAGCCTGATCCGCTTCACAAACTGGGTAAAGATGGCCGACTTGTTCAGCTGGGGAGACGAGAGCAAACGTGACCCATGTTAATACTCGGGGGGCGTCTGTCTCGTGCTCGTGGCTGAATCGTGTAAAGAGGTTCACGAGCCTATAGCTGCCCCGCCTAGCCCGTGGAGCTGGCAGGACAGGCGCGGCCCTGGGTTCAATCACTGCTGGGGGGCTGTGATACAAATACAGTCCCATTTCTTGgtttatccacacacacacacacccacacccacacacccagctctggtTTTGCCTCTTCGAATGCACAGGAGCCTGTCTCAGCATCACACGCTGTTGAAAGCAGCAACCCAGCGGCTCCCATTTACTAAAGTTGCTGACTCGCAAAGTCGAATGTGATCGCTGCAGGGTTCGGGCCAAGCCAGCGATGGTGCAGCCATCCATCCTTCAgagcctctgctccctgccttccTCCACACTCCAGGAGCCAGATCCAGCCTGGCTGGAAAGCGGGTGCAACTCCACTAAAGCCCCCAGACTTGCAGAgggctgaatttatttttttttcagagctgTAAGGCCACCTAGTGGCTGATTCAGTTATTCCCCTCCAGAGACTCCCTCATTCCACTGCAAAGGTGGCGGGGAGAGATTTTTCCATTCCGCCCAGGGCTGCGTTTCCTGTTCTGACCCACATCCCGAGTCCTGTGCCACCTTCAGacaggagacaggggctggtaCTGGGGCTGCTTCTGTCCTGCTGCCGCCGAACTATGTCGGGCTGTCCCGCGGCTGCTATCAGCAATGCCCCTTGCTGCGtcccagggagccccaggccctggctggggACAGCCGGGATTGCAACATGACAGTGAAACCGACTTCATTTTTGTCCCTGTATTTCACCTCCTCCTCCACAGTCTCACCTAAGGCCAATGCAAACCACTCACGTTCCTTTGAACCCACCAGCTTTGAGCGGCTTTGATCTGCGCCCCACACAAATACCTGCCTCCCAGCTCTGTGGGCTGCACTCTTAATGTGAACGTGACATCAACAGATTAGTCATTTAGCCCTCTGGTTGGCGTTTGCTGCAGTGGGTCCAATTCAGCCCTGTTGTGACCTCTGCTGACTTTAATATGGTGATCAGACCCGGGGGAAATTTGAGCCTGATTTCCcagtgggggtggaggatggAAGGGTAAGGAGCAGAAGATGGGAGTTtgattccccgccccccaaaagaaAATTCTTCTAAACTCTGAGAATTTTGGAGCCGCTGAAGGTTTCCATCAAGGTTGTGAGCTTCTCTGTTTCCACCAGGGATCTAAGGAAACTCGTGTTGTGACCAGAGCAACTCACTTCCAGCATGCGGATGTCATTGTGGACCGTCCGGGCGTTGAAGTGTGGGTGCATGATGGACTCCCGGATGCTGAAGATCTGCTGAGAGGCCTCCTGGTGTTTCAGGGAGTGAGCCCCCAGCACGACACGCAAGGAGGGGGAGTGTCTGAAACGCACAGCAAGAGGGATTGAAATCAGCCCGGGGCTGGCCTGCCTGGCACAGGGCTGTAGCCAGGAGCAGGCCAGAGAAAATAAGGGGATGGGAGCACGAAATGGGGGGCATGCCCACCTGaaaggggcaggggctgagctgcccctgctgggatttgaacctgtgtcCCCAGCAAGGGTAGAGATTTCAACTAGGTGCTTAGGCTTTGTTGGGCTGGGCTGAGGGCTCCTGGAAAGGTCCCTGAGCTGAGCAGTGGGGCAGGATCTCCTCCACCCCTTGCAGTGAATGTCAGGGGAGCAGGGTTTATTTCACATCCTAGGGGAATGCAGCCATCATGGCCAAATGGGGTCCCCCAAAGCGCCGTGACTTACCTGGGAAGCACACAGTGAGCCGCCGTCATCACCCACTTGTGCCAAACCAGGAATCCCCCGCAGACGTGCTGGCCATCCAGCTGGATGGAAGCAATGTAGGGCCGGGAATGGGGCTTGACTTCATTCCCCCCAATAATCCAGCTCCCCAGGGCACCTGTCCcaaaccaaacagctgtttgggtgAGGGGGCGGGAGGAAGAATCCACCGTCGAAAATGGATGatcttgggggatgggggggcaaaGCAAGGATTCCCAAAGGGGCAGGGAACCACGGGGCTCTGGGAATGGCTGTGTCAGAGCACTGGGGAGATGCACCAGGGGCTGGATTATGCAACCCTGACTCAGACGAGTCGCCCCCTCGGGGTCAAATCCGACTGGACGCAGCTCCATTCACTTCCACAGGGGCTGTGCCCACAGGCCGGGAGGTGACATCTCTCCCCCAGCCTGAGGCACAGGCCCTAAGTACACCCAAGGTCATGGGGAAGATGCTGGGATTAAAgctcagccctgcctggctcccagaCGGAGGGCAGTAGATCAGACCTCTCTTGAGGTACTTACGCTCAGGAGCatggggggaaatcctggccccactgaagtcaatggccattGTCAGAACGCTGCTTGACGTTTGAAGCATTTCTCTTCACACCCCCTTGGGCGGCAGGGCTCTCATCCCTCCCTttacacaggggaaactgaggcatagaactgaagcaacttgcccaaggtcacccagcacatCTGGGACagtgctgggaattgaacccagctctgccAAGCCCCAGCATGGCCATACTtactaaccactaggccatactTCCTCTTTCTGTACATAGCCACCCACCGCAGCTGTCTCAAGACCCTATGCCCTGCCGCTTCTCAGCATCTACTTGCTCAGCCCAGGAGCGTCTGTGCTCAGACACCCTCGCCtcctgggttcccccccaccGAGCCCCTACTCCCCTGCAGGGGCATCATAGTCTGTTTTCCTTTACCTGCCGGGATGAGCACAAGGAGCAGCAGGCTGGTGCTCCCCATGATGGCTCTCTTTGCTCCTTCACGCTGGGGGAGGATGGTGAGTGCTGATGGCTGAGGCTCTGGGGGTTAAGTAAGCCCGGAGGGCGTGGGAGGGTCTTGCGGTGCCACTATCCCACATAGCCAGGTTGCTGCTAGGCTCTCGGCCTGCCCTGCTGGACTTGGTTCCTCTTCAGTTTGCGGGCTTGTGcaatcccttctccccagcccctgcgGTAACAGCCAAAAGGGAGAAACCTCAGGGTTCATGCAACTTCAGGGGGGCAATTTAGACACACAAAGAGGGCACGGACTCTGCGCCTTTGCAGGGAGTGGATGTGTTATCAGGCAGCGCAGAGGCCCCAGCAAAGGGGTCCTGCAGATATGTTATTTAGGAGCTAGCTGACCACAGGGATCCCCTCTGCCCTTGGAATGGCGGAAAAGTCAAGGTCCTATTGCACCGGGTCCTGCCCACATGCACAGCAAGGAACGGTCCCCACCCCAAAGTGCTCGCAATCGAAACAGACAGGACAGACATAGGATTCTTATCcgcattttacacatggggactGAGACCCCGAGTGGGACTGTCCCAAGGAGAGCCGGGGGctgccaggaattgaaccctgaGCCCAGGTGGGGAGGGCTGCTTTAGGCCTATTTTCTAGTGGACAGCCCCTGGGACGGAGAGAGGCCGGGTTGAGTTTCAAGACAACCCTGGTTGTGTGTCAAGTGAGCCTGGCCCAGTGTATGGGTGGAAAACAACCTCTCTAAGCACTTGGAgggagggactgtctcttcctgcatgtctgtacagcgcctagcgcaacaAGGCCCTGagctctctggctgctgctgtaatacaaataaataatgattaaAAAGCATGTGACTATGGGAGGCCACATTGCCTAGTAGTTAGGGTCCTAGTCTGGGGCACAAGATGCCTGAGTTCTTGTTTGACCTCAGCTACTTACCTGCTGTGTGAGCTTTgccaagtcatttcccttctctatgcctcagtttccccatctgtaaaattaagatCATAGGCCCAgtgcctcaaaggtatttaggcacctaactcgcattgggagttaggtgcctaaatacttctcAGGATCTAGGCCCTGGTACTTATGCCCCTCTGAGATGCTAGAACAGACCTCTTAAGACTTTCCATAGCACTGCAGTACCACAGCTCAACAATACTGTGCATTTCCCCCCCAAACTCAGGGGAGACTTGGTGGGTTTGGCtcagttttactttaaaaaaaaaaaaaaacccactccaaaCAAAATGTAGGGGCTGGGATAAAAATGGGGAATAAGACCACAGGGATCAAAACTAGGGAGACAAGATTGCCATGGACCCCAGCCAGCCACACCCATGGAGCTTCCAAGAGATCTAGTCAGTGGGTGACTTCTGCACGTGTCAGCTGGAAGTGGACAGTCATCCTGCCAGCTTCACCTCCCCAGCACCAAACCTTCTACAGTCAGAACTTGGCCTCAAGCGTGATGCAGGACAGAGTCCGGCTCGCTCTGCCAGAGCTGCACACAGGCTGCAAGCTAAGGGGAGGAGCCCTGTATTTGCACACATGATAAAGTGTGCACCTGGGAATCGGGGACCTCAGAGAGCAGGTGGGAGGGGTACAAAGAGGCCGGTTTTACACAGATGCTCTCCTGGCTCTTACAGTGGAAGAATTTTATGTTTGGCCCCCAGGACAAACCTGAGATCCAAATTTCAAATCCTCCCCAAGAAGATCAGACCCAGAATTTTATTTCCATGAGAGAGATCAGGGACTGGTGTGAATTTAGATTCCCTGTTCAAA containing:
- the PRSS57 gene encoding serine protease 57 isoform X2, which gives rise to MGSTSLLLLVLIPAGALGSWIIGGNEVKPHSRPYIASIQLDGQHVCGGFLVWHKWVMTAAHCVLPRHSPSLRVVLGAHSLKHQEASQQIFSIRESIMHPHFNARTVHNDIRMLELNKSAIFTQFVKRIRLPRPNIDLSPGVVCRVLGWGDTSNFGTIPTELRETKTTIVDRKICKALWVGHVNDNMLCAASLNSTLQGVCSGDSGGPLVCGGRVHGIVSFSGQRCGNRRYPDIYTRISKYISWVQDVLKRF
- the PRSS57 gene encoding serine protease 57 isoform X1; its protein translation is MGSTSLLLLVLIPAAVWFGTGALGSWIIGGNEVKPHSRPYIASIQLDGQHVCGGFLVWHKWVMTAAHCVLPRHSPSLRVVLGAHSLKHQEASQQIFSIRESIMHPHFNARTVHNDIRMLELNKSAIFTQFVKRIRLPRPNIDLSPGVVCRVLGWGDTSNFGTIPTELRETKTTIVDRKICKALWVGHVNDNMLCAASLNSTLQGVCSGDSGGPLVCGGRVHGIVSFSGQRCGNRRYPDIYTRISKYISWVQDVLKRF